From the genome of Streptomyces sp. V2I9:
CGCGTGGACGCGGTCACCAGCTCGCCGCTCACCCGCGCCCGGCTGACGGCGGCGCCCGCCGCGGCCGCCCTGGACCTGACCGTGGAGGTCCAGGAGGGGCTGCGGGAGGTCGACTTCGGCTGGGGCGAGGGCCGCACCGTCCAGGAGATGGCCGAGGAGGACCCCGAAGCCGTACGCCGCTTCCGCGAGGACGCCGACGCCGGCGCCTTTCCCGGATCCGAACCCGTCGCCGACGCGGCCGCCCGAGCCACCACTACCCTGCGCGACCTCGCCCACCGCCACCGGGGAGGCACCGTGCTCGTCGTCGCGCACAACACCCTGCTGCGCATCGCCCTGTGCGACCTGCTCGGACTGCCCCTCGGCCGCTACCGGCACACCTTCCCCCGCCTGGACAACGGGGCCGTCACGGAGATCGAGATCCACGGGACGCGGACGGCGCTGCGCTCGCTCAACGTGCCCACCACCCTGCCGCCCCCCGCCCCCGCGCCCGGCCCCACCCCTGCGGGAGACTGACCTCCATGACCAAGAGATCCGCCGAAGAACGCCGACGGCTCATCGCCGACCACGTCGTGGAGCAGGGCACGGTCACGGGCGCCGACCTGGCCCGGTTCACCGGCGTCAGCCTGATGACCGTCCACCGTGACCTCGACGACCTCGCGCGGCAAGGAGTGCTGCGACGCTTCCGCGGCGGCGCCTCCGCCCTGCCGTCCACGGTGTTCGAGTCGAGCCTCGACTACCGGCTCGGCGTCCACGCGGCGGAGAAGAACGCCGTCGCGCATGCCGCCGCGGCCCTCGTGGAGCCCGGCATGTCGGTGATGCTCGACGACTCCACCACGGTGCTGGCGCTGGCCGGCCTGCTGGTCGGGCTCGGCCCGCTCACCGTGGTCACCAACGCCCGCCGAGTGCTCGACGTCTTCGCCGGATGCGAGGACATACGCCTGATCGCCCTGGGCGGCGAGTACTCGCGCACCCATGACTCCTTCCTCGGAATGCCCTGCGTCGAGGCGGTGGAGGCGCTCTCCGTCGACCTCGTCGCGGTCTCCACCTCCGCCCTCGACACCAGGTCGGCCTACCACCAGGAGCAGGACGTGGTGCTGGTCAAGCGAGCGATGCTCACCTCGGCGGCGACGAAGGTCATGCTCATGGACCACACCAAGCTCGCCCGGACCGCGCTCCACCGGGTCGGGCCCGTCGGTGACCTGGACCACCTCGTCGTGGACGACGGAGCCGACCCCGAGCTGCTCGGCCGACTCCGCGAACGGACCCGCGTGACGGTGGCCGCCACCACCTGAACCCGCGGCCGCTCCACCCCCGCCTGATGGCACGCGTGTTAATTTCCCCCGTACGCATCCATCGTGACGGACCGTCATGTGCCAGCCGGACATGTGAGGCCCGCCCCGCCGGGAAGGACGCCCCCCGCCATGAGCAGCGAACCCCGCCGCGCCACCGGCGGCCCCCCGGCCGTGATCGGCATCGACGTGGCGACCGCGTCGGTCCGTGTGGTGTGCGTGGACGGACAGGGACGGTTGCTCGCCGAGGCGCGGAACGACCTGCCGCCGCCCGTCCGCACCCCCGCGGGAACGAGCGAGCAGGACGCCCGGTCGTGGTGGCCCGCCGTGCGCTCGGCACTGCGCCGCACCACGGCCGCGCTGCCCCGAGGCGGACGCGAGGTGATCGCCGTCGCCGTCTCCGCCACCTCCGGGACCATCGTGCCCACCGGGGTCGACGGCGCACCGCTCGGCCCGGCCCTGATGTACGACGACCGGCGAGCCGCCGACCTCAACGCCGACGCCCAGCGGGCGGGCAGCGCCCGCTGGGACGCGCTCGGTCTGTCGGTGGGCCCCACCGCCGCGCTCGGCCGGGCCGTCCGGTGTTCGCGGACCTACGGCACCGCCTTGCGCCACGTCCTGCATACCCCCGACGTCATCGGCCGCGCCCTGACGGGCCATCCCGTCCCCACGGACTGGAGCCACGCCCTCAAGACCGGCTACGACGCCCGCGCCGCCCAGTGGCCCCACGAGGTCTTCGACGCTCTCGGCTTCCCGATCGCGCTGCTGCCCGAGGTGCGCGCCCCCGGCACCGAGGCCGGGACCGTCGGCCCACGGGCGGCCGAGGCCACGGGACTGCCCGAAGGATGTTCCGTACGCCTCGGGATGACGGACGGCTGCGCGGGCCAGATCGCCACAGGGGCGGTCGAACCCGGCCGGTTCGTGGGCGTGCTCGGCACCACGTACGTCCTCAAAGGGGTCTCCGAACACCTGGTCCGCGATACGACCGGGGCCTTCTACAGCCACCGCCACCCCGACGGCTGGTGGCTGCCCGGAGGGGCGTCCAACACCGGAGGGGAGTGCCTGGCCGACGTCGCACCGGGCCGACTGCCCGAGCTGGACGCCGCCGCGGCGGCCCGAGGCCCGGCGTCGTACGTGTGCTACCCGCTGCGCCGCGACGGCGAACGGTTCCCCTTCGTTTCCGGCGCGGCCCGCGGGTTCCGGCTGGGCGGCCCCCGCGACGAGGCCGACGCCCACCGCGCCGCGCTGGAAGGAGTGGCCTTCGTCGAACGCCTGGCACTGGAACGGATCGTGCGCCTGGGGGTCCCGGTGCTCGGCCCCCTGCACGCCGCCGGCGGGGGCAGCCGCAGCGCCGTGTGGACGGCGATCCGGGCCACCGCCCTGGACCGCCCGGTCCGGGTCGTCGAACGCGCCGAGACGGCCTTCGGCGCGGCGCTCCTCGCCGCTACCGGAACCCTCCACGAGAACCTCGCGGCGAGCGCCGCCGCCATGGTGGGCGGCGGCGCCCTCGTCGAACCGGTGGCGACCGAACGCCCGGCGCTGGACGACGCGTTCGGCCGTTTCGTCGAGGAGCTCAACGCCAGGGGTTGGCTCCCCGGTGACTGAGGAGCACGGGCCACCGGCCGGGGCCGGTCGCCTTCGCTCCAGGAGGTGGCGGGGGGCCTCTCCCCGGACCGGGAGGGCTGCCCGCGGTCCGGTCCTTCCCGGCGGAGACGTCAGGTGAGGGAGGCCGCTTCCGCGCCGTCCCGTACGGACTTCTCGAGAAGGGTGAACGACTTGAAGGAACCACCCGGCTGGGGCTTGCCCTCCTTGGTCCCGACCGCCCGGTAACCGGCGTCGAGGTAGTACGCGGTCAGGCGCGCGTTGCCGGCCAGGCAGTCCAGCCGCACCAGCTCCCGCCCGGTCGCGGCCACGCGCCGCTCGGCCACCCGGAGAAGCTGCCGCCCGGTCCCGCGCGGGACCGCGGTCCGGTCCACCATCAGCCGGTGCACGTATCCGGCGGCTGTGGACTGCGGCCCCCAGGCCGCCTCGTCCTCCCACCACAACTCCCAGGCCCCGACCACCTCGTCGGCCTTCTCCGCGAGCCACAGCTCGCCGCTCTCCATGATCTTCCGGAAGTGCTCCACACCCAGCTCGCCGGGCTGCCACTGTTGGGTGACGCCCCGCGCCAGCATCCAACGGGCGGCATCGTCACGCAGCCGTACGACAGCGGGGAGGTCGGTCCCGGAAGCGAGACGGCAGCGAAGATCGTTCACGGAGCGATCCTCGCACGGACGTCCGTCCCCGAACCAGGGCGCGGAAGTACCCGCCCCCGAGGCATGGTCGCGGCGCCATCGTCCGAGATCGGCCTCGGTGGGCGTCAACTCCCCTACCAGGAGTGCTACTTGTTCTCTTGCGGCAACGCGGAGTCACGCTAGTCTATGCGCATAGAACTTGATGCATGCATGACATTCGCGCGTCCTGGTCTTCCGTTCGGCATGGTCCCACCCGCAATGCCCTCCTTCCTGCCGGTCCGGTAGGGCCTCCTGTTCAGAAGGGACATCCCCCATGCTCTCCAAGCTGTCCGTGAGAACCGCCGTC
Proteins encoded in this window:
- a CDS encoding DeoR/GlpR family DNA-binding transcription regulator; this encodes MTKRSAEERRRLIADHVVEQGTVTGADLARFTGVSLMTVHRDLDDLARQGVLRRFRGGASALPSTVFESSLDYRLGVHAAEKNAVAHAAAALVEPGMSVMLDDSTTVLALAGLLVGLGPLTVVTNARRVLDVFAGCEDIRLIALGGEYSRTHDSFLGMPCVEAVEALSVDLVAVSTSALDTRSAYHQEQDVVLVKRAMLTSAATKVMLMDHTKLARTALHRVGPVGDLDHLVVDDGADPELLGRLRERTRVTVAATT
- a CDS encoding GNAT family N-acetyltransferase is translated as MNDLRCRLASGTDLPAVVRLRDDAARWMLARGVTQQWQPGELGVEHFRKIMESGELWLAEKADEVVGAWELWWEDEAAWGPQSTAAGYVHRLMVDRTAVPRGTGRQLLRVAERRVAATGRELVRLDCLAGNARLTAYYLDAGYRAVGTKEGKPQPGGSFKSFTLLEKSVRDGAEAASLT
- a CDS encoding histidine phosphatase family protein, producing MTSRLLLVRHGETAWHAENRYAGVTDVALTPRGLAQGAALGTWAVRHRVDAVTSSPLTRARLTAAPAAAALDLTVEVQEGLREVDFGWGEGRTVQEMAEEDPEAVRRFREDADAGAFPGSEPVADAAARATTTLRDLAHRHRGGTVLVVAHNTLLRIALCDLLGLPLGRYRHTFPRLDNGAVTEIEIHGTRTALRSLNVPTTLPPPAPAPGPTPAGD
- a CDS encoding FGGY-family carbohydrate kinase — translated: MSSEPRRATGGPPAVIGIDVATASVRVVCVDGQGRLLAEARNDLPPPVRTPAGTSEQDARSWWPAVRSALRRTTAALPRGGREVIAVAVSATSGTIVPTGVDGAPLGPALMYDDRRAADLNADAQRAGSARWDALGLSVGPTAALGRAVRCSRTYGTALRHVLHTPDVIGRALTGHPVPTDWSHALKTGYDARAAQWPHEVFDALGFPIALLPEVRAPGTEAGTVGPRAAEATGLPEGCSVRLGMTDGCAGQIATGAVEPGRFVGVLGTTYVLKGVSEHLVRDTTGAFYSHRHPDGWWLPGGASNTGGECLADVAPGRLPELDAAAAARGPASYVCYPLRRDGERFPFVSGAARGFRLGGPRDEADAHRAALEGVAFVERLALERIVRLGVPVLGPLHAAGGGSRSAVWTAIRATALDRPVRVVERAETAFGAALLAATGTLHENLAASAAAMVGGGALVEPVATERPALDDAFGRFVEELNARGWLPGD